The DNA window ACCTTCTATTTTGGGTTTTTTGGGCTTTCATGACTCAACCCAACCCAAAACTGCCCAAAATTACCGAACCCAAAATTGTCCAAACCTAAATAAATCCACCCAAAAACACCCATTTGCCACCTCTAGCCACGttgttataaatttatcgaGTTTTGGACTCAAGTGGATTCGAGTAGTTGAATGTTATGAGTTAAGTTGGAATCTCGGGTTGCCTTCGAACATAGTAAATGGAGAATTTTGCATGATGAATTTTGTTGATGTCATGCTAGCaattaagttggagtctcggttgcctccgagcattaattgaatattatttaattggttgttaaaaagtttatttattattttctttggcTTGCTACTGGTTCTGGAATAACCACTTTTGTTTCCAAATGTCGGTCGCATTACCGTGAAATCGGGCCATGACATTGACTTTGGTTAATCCTTAGTCAAACCCGCGTAAAAGATGCAAACTTTGAGGATAATCCTTGACAGTACATAAAAATTTGTTTATGAAATAGAGTGAGTATGAAAGTAAGTTTATATAGATGTATATGAGAAGTTCCAAAAATTATTGATTTGTACATGAAGAAAATTGGTTAATGAAACAGGTTGAGAAAAAAATGCAATTAGTAGTACTAAGATcgataaatatataaatctgAATTATTAAAGTTCATATAGCAATAtgattagttaaaattttataatggGGTTTGAAAGTTAGAGAAAAAGAAGTGACGAGATGAATAACACTCCTCCTAGTTGTTGCGAAATAACTTGTTAGTAAGCGACGATTGAAGTTATGTAACAACaaataaagttataaaataagacATTATACGGATGTTATTAATGATAGTGATTAGAGTTTATATGATTGCATCTAGTGTATAGTATTTGAGGATAAATGTCATTGAGAACGATTAAAATTGGCAAAAGGGCTCAAAAACTACCgagctttcaattttttttcaataacaccctcaccttgtaattttgtcaatagcaccctatttcgtatttttcaatttcaatagcaccctaattgagaaaattagatgatttgattactataaggatgaaaattttcaaaagaactaaatttaaaggtgaaattatacttttttctacttgaacacatttaaacaagtccttttaacttaaaaaaaattcaaataagtcctcgataaatgagtttaatttgatgatttagggtgctattgaaatcgaaaaatacgaaatagggtgctattgacaaaattacaaggtcggggtgctattgaaatccaaaaatacgaaatagggtgctattgaaaaaattacaaggtcagggtgctattgaaaaaaaaatgaaaggtgggtaGTTTTTGAGCCCTTTTGCCGATTAAAATTATAGAAGTGTTGATAAACGTGATGGGttgaatcaaaaaaatttgcTATGAAGGTTATACCATcgttaaaagtaaatataagaTAACAAAATGTTGAGGTAAATTCTTATACTCGGcgtaaaaaaaataagtgttTTGGTTATTCTAATTGAATTGTAAAATAAAGGGAGGATATAACTGAATTGAATTGATGTGGAGTCAAACCTATGTAAGGATaacctttatatttttatgggaTATTTGCGGCTAATTACACTTCAATTTTTCAAGTTCGTCATTGTACACTGGTTTAGCCAGCTTGAATTTGTTGgatttaattgaatttgaaaaaaataaaaataaaaagaaaagtgtCTTGTTATTAGAAATGAGAATATGGAGAGTTTATGTGTTTTCCTACATTTTTTAGAAGAATTcaatttattaagtttattaACCTGAAATTCCTCATATGTGTTTGGACTTCAAGGGGTACTCAATTTTACGAACGTGCTAGGAGTTATATCCTACCGTatttaccacacacgcgcgcACCGTCTGTCTGATCGGCTGGCCGGCCCGGTTtgggtggtttggttcggtcgaCAGTATAATTTTTTGGATAcgtaaataatttattttttattaacatttttcaatatttattttatattcattaCAAGCTCTATTTTATAAGCATATATACTGATCCTATTTTCTTAAAACAAGACCAATACAGAGCAATACAAAGAAGTGTTTACAGAGGTGTTTTAATAGTGCAGTGAGAACAGTATTTTCTGGTTGTTTTATCCTAAGGACGCCGCGGTTGATAATCAGCTTTGCACCACCGAATTttgccgcgaaacgtctaaaagagagcgacctagtccgcgactcagcctcatcGTGTTACGATTCATTTACAGCAATTGTATCAACTGAATTCAAACATGCGGACCGCTAGCTCGTCACCTGGACGAGTTTCTTGGAAATCATCATCGGACACTTCAatctcttatcactttttatctgtcttgaaaataggtgtctacagccATCTTGAGTAGTTCGAGTGTGTTATACAAGCTCTAGCTTGAATGTGCTTAAAATTTTGAAGTCTAAATTTGAGTTCGAGCGACATCCAAGCGACTCGAGCTCGAGcttaagtttaataaaaaataaaaataattatttacaaattatcATATTAATTCATTTAAGTATGTAAGATGTTGGTTTAATCTCGTAAGAtgaatctttttaattaatacataaaCTCAGTTGGAAATTAAAGTCGAGTAGCTCGAGCTCAGCTCGAGATTAAAGTCGAATAGCTCGAGCTCAGCTCGAGATTAAAGTCGAATAGCTCGAGCTCAGCTGAAGTAGTTCGAGCTTAACTCAAATTATTTGAATCAACGTtgactttttaaattaattttgagcaAGTCATGAGCAACTTCAACTCATTTATGATATCTACTATTTTAATAAAGTGAtcattaaactaattttataaaaaattaggagagaaaatttaaaacacaaaattaaagtattttagaagtatttctaattttttattaattaatttttatatccaaattgataatttagatattttaaaaattaatgaaattgcattaatattttgtattgttgattaaataaattatatattttttaaatatatgtagttgaaaaaaattaggtttttgtttttatgaaaattaaaattacaagaATTCtgttcttataaaaattaaagtacaaAGACTTTGtttattaagaaataaaaatacagagactttagttatataaaaataaaaatacagaaACCTCagttttgtaaaaataaaagtgcaGAAATTTAATCATCATataccaaattataaaaataaacacaaGTGTAGGGATTTAATGTGTACACTAGAAGTGAAGGGACCCAAaaggaaaaacaataaaaatgcaAGGACTTAAAGAATGGAATATATAATTGCCCTAAATAATGTAATTAAAAATGtgtcttctttcttcttctgcttCCCCTTTACTTTTTcttgtttcaattttgtttattCCTTCCCTCCCTTCTTTTAGGGTTTAAAAGTTTTACTCCTCCCCATCACTTTTTTATGTAAGttctctttgttttttttattactctTATGGATTTTATGCATCTGctgatttattttatattggtATACTGTAAGTAGTGATTTAATATTTTCGAGTATTGATTGATATTAgttaatttttggatttggtttgcaTATTAATTGCTGGATTTTTGGAATGAGATTCAGTTTTTTGTTTTCCTTGCATTATACAGTGCTCGAGTTTCAGATATATTATGGCAATGGAGGTTACCCAGGTTCTTTTAAATGCGCAATCAATAGATGGTAATGTTCGGAAGCATGCAGAGGAAAGCTTGAAACAATTTCAGGCCCAAAATTTACCCGCTTTTCTGCTGTCACTCTCCGTCGAGCTAGCTAATGATGATAAGCCTGTTGACAGTCGTAAACTAGCAGGTCTCGTTCTCAAGAATGCACTGGACGCCAAGGAACAGCATACCAAATACGAGCTTGTTCAGAGATGGTTGTCGTTGGATGTTTCTGCAAAGAGCCAGATGAAGACGTGCTTGCTCAACACCCTCTCGTCTCTCGTGTTAGATGCCCGATCAACTGCTTCGCAAGTCATTGCCAAAATTGCTGGCATCGAGTTGCCTCAGAAACAATGGCCTGAGTTGATAGGATCACTTTTATCTAATATTGACCAGCTGCCTCTTCATGTTAAGCAGTCCACGTTAGAAACTCTGGGGTATTTGTGTGAAGAAGTTTCTCCTGATGTTGTGGATCAAGATCAAGTAAATAAAATTCTGACTGCAGTTGTTCAAGGTATAAATGCATCTGAAGCTAGCAATGATGTTAGGCTTGCTGCTACCCGAGCACTGTATAATGCTCTAGGCTTTGCTCAAGCAAATTTTAGCAATGATATGGAGCGCGACTACATCATGAGAGTTGTTTGCGAGGCGACTTTGTCTCCAGAAGTGAAGATCAGACAAGCAGCTTTTGAATGTTTGGTCTCCATTTCCTCGATGTACTATGAGAAATTAGCTCCTTATATGCAAGACATCTTTAACATCACAGCCAAGGCCGTGAGGGAAGAAGAGGAACCTGTTGCTCTTCAAGCAATTGAGTTTTGGAGTTCAATTTGCGATGAGGAAATCGATATCTTGGAAGATTATGGGGGTGATTTCACAGGGGATTCTGATATCCCATGCTTTTACTTTATCAAGCAGGCGCTCCCTGCTCTTGTTCCATTGTTGTTGGAGACCCTTCTTAAGCAAGAGGAAGACCAGGATCAGGACGAAGGTGCTTGGAATATTGCAATGGCCGGTGGAACATGTCTAGGTCTGGTTGCACGAACTGTGGGTGATGATATTGTGCCCCTTGTTATGCCATTCATTGaagaaaatattacaaaaccagATTGGAGGCAAAGGGAGGCGGCAACATATGCTTTTGGCTCAATCTTGGAAGGTCCTTCCCCTGATAAGTTGACACCTCTTGTTAATGTTGCTTTAAATTTTATGCTCACAGCTTTGACAAATGATCCTAATAACCATGTGAAGGATACTACTGCTTGGACCTTGGGGCGAATCTTTGAATTCCTTCATGGTTCAACTGTGGATACACCCATAATTACTCAAGCAAATTGTCAACAGATCATCACTGTATTGCTCCAGAGCATGAGAGATGCTCCAAATGTGGCTGAAAAGGCATGTGGTGCCCTCTATTTTCTTGCCCAAGGTTATGAAGAGGCAGGCCCATCATCTCCTTTAACACcttattttcaagaaattgtGCATGCTCTTATGACTGTTACTCACAGAGAAGATGCTGGGGAGTCCCGATTGAGAACTGCTGCTTATGAAACATTGAATGAAGTTGTAAGGTCAACTGATGAAACAGCACCCATGGTATTACAGCTGGTACCTGTCATTATGACCGAGCTTCACAATACTCTTGAAGGGCAGAAGCCAGGATCTGATGAGAGAGAAAAGCAGAGTGAGTTGCAAGGCCTCCTTTGTGGGTGTTTACAAGTTATCATTCAGAAATTAGGTTCATCAGAGTCTACCAAGTCCGTTTTCATGCAATATGCTGATCAGATTATGGGGCTTTTCTTGAGGGTTTTTGCTTGTAGAAGCGCAACTGTCCATGAGGAGGCAATGCTTGCGATTGGAGCCCTTGCCTATGTAACTGGTCCGGATTTTGCTAAATACATGTCAGAGTTCTACAAATATTTggaaatgggtcttcaaaattTTGAGGAATACCAAGTTTGTGCTGTTACTGTTGGTGTTGTAGGGGATATCTGCAGGGCATTGGAGGATAAAATTTTGCTATATTGTGATGGGATCATGACACAACTTCTTAAGGATTTATCTAGCAATCAGCTGCATCGGTCTGTGAAGCCCCCAATATTCTCATGCTTTGGCGACATTGCCTTGGCAATAGATGAAAATTTTGAGAAGTACTTGATGTATGCCATGCCCATGCTCCAAAGTGCTGCAGAGCTCTCTGCCCATACAGCTGGGGCTGATGATGAAATGATTGAATATACGAACTCACTTAGAAATGGAATTTTGGAGGCATATTCTGGAATTCTGCAAGGATTTAAAAACTCTCCTAAAACCCAACTCTTGATTCCTTATTCTCCCCATATCCTCCAGTTCCTGGACAGCATATATATGGAGAAAGACATGTGAGTTATGTCGTAAATGAttgttatttttcttcttaatCTCATGAGAAGGCTTTTTTACTAGTCCTGTAATTTATGTTTTGTTGCAGGGATGATTTGGTTATGAAAACTGCCATTGGAGTTCTTGGAGATTTAGCAGATACATTGGGAAGTAATGCTGGTTCTTTGATACAGCAATCTCTTTCTGTTAAAGACTTTTTAGATGAATGTTTGTCTTCTGAAGATCAAATGATTAAGGAATCTGCTGAATGGGCCAAGTTGGCCATAAGTCGTGCTATTTCTATTTGAGGTTGATGGTATCAgcaatttttccttttattacaAGTTCATGCATGCATTTGGGTCCATTGAGTCGAGGTCCGGTTGCATTCGTGTCAGGTCATCTGCCATTTTCAGATAACTGAAGTTATCGATCTTCAGGTTGCCATTAACTCTTGCATCAGCATCATGTTACTGTTGGAGGGATTTGGGGGGGTCACACATGTGCGTGAAAGATTCAACAAAGGATTGTTGACTGTTGAGTAGTATATTGTTGCAAAGTGAGGGAGAGATTACACTGATATGCTGAAAAGATGTGAGGCAACATCTTGTTGTTGCTTCTTGGTTGATGTAACGGTTGAGACTCGCTCTTATCCAGATTACCCATGCTGTCTTAGTGGTTGTCTCAGAAGTACCTCCAGGTTGTGCGAGTGGAGGACTACAGTGAGTCGGTTAGAAGTATTGCGACATGTGAGCACTCTCCAGGTAACACAGTTTAGAAGACCGCCCTCCCTCTTAAGTCACTACTGATATCATTTCATTTCATGTTTATTTATTAATGTCTGTGTTAGTTGGTAATTATGTCAATGAGTCATGGTCAAGTTGtattttagttattaaactCTCTTGGTTGGGGGTCTTAACATATTACTGAGGGTGTCATCCTGCATTTTATCATTCATTTTTCCTTTATATATCTCATGTCAGTTACTTTGCATTCTTTAGATCACATAttgcatttttcatttttaaagtgTAAATTTTGTTAGTTCAATTTGGGTTGTAGAGATTGGTTATCTTAATATGTGATGGGGACATTACTATTACCAGTGATTCAATGAAGAATTGAGTCTCATTTTGAGCAAAGACGCAATGTTGTATTTTGTTTggagagtgtttatcccatgcaaccgttgcgccacgttattttttatcatttaattttccacatggctaacgtgcaattggtttgttgcacgaatgacatggcgcaacggttgtgttgGATGATTATTCTTGTTTAGATGCTTCATATCAAGTGGAAGTTTCCAATTCCTCTTTTGGTCTACTTTTAAAGTGCCAATAGGGATTGAATGAAGAACTGAGTCTCTGTATTTTGTTGATCCATATTGCAGTAATTCACTatgtttgcataaattgctGTATAATCATGTTGCTTTGTCCCCTTTTAGAGCATCTCCaaataaaattgtcaaatttttttattttaaagaatttgacaacaatggactctctatttttttaatttaaagagtgaaaatggctcttcATATGTATATAGAGCGTCATTTCACTCTCTAATCTATTTGTTTTAAAGgataagattttaaattttaaaaaaattagttagttattcttattttaaaatgtattattttttattatattattaacaaaaataaacatgaattaaattattaattaaataaattatattattaataaaaataaaaatagaataaatctatattaaaattttattgttatttataaaaaaattgaaaaagtgaatttatattaaaaaattaatattatttatattaaatattttcattttcatttttatttataaaaataaaataaaataaaaaattaatattagagagtctattataaaaataaataaaaaatattgggAAGTTTTTATTGCGAAAATGATGGTTTATTGAAACGTAACGAACAAATGACTAATTCACTCTCTCAACTTTgcatgaaatatcaaaaaagttcaaGTTGGTAAAATCGGGTCATTCAACCCATAACCATGCCGAAACGTATCAAATTTTCCCTCTTTCGCTCTCACCTCAGAAAGTGAAACATATTTTCCGtcataaatgaaataaaatttaaaaaggtttttaatatttagttcATTTTTCAGATTGACAAGTCATTttcttcaaatttcaatttttttgggtGTTTTCCAACTTCTCAGCAAGAATCAATAGCAAGTGTGTGTTACGGGCGTGCCAGGAACGGATTGTAAATTTGTGTAGAACTTGACTTTATAACAAGTAATTGAGACTTGGTTAAACTTATAACAAGTAATCCAAAAGTTTGTTGAGTAATCTGCAATGCTACATTGCGGATTGGTGTAGAATCTGTAATGTACCATTGCATGATTTCGTGGGCCCAAGCACtaacttgaaatttatttgggGCTTTTTACCCAATATACTGAAAATTGGCCcaagtttacttttatacaatccaaagccaaagtttacatttcataccatccaaaattaaaattgtaacctaatttctttaaattcttacatttttactgtttcttctttttctcttgaaTTTTGGCggctccttcttcttctccatgagTCCAGCAGAGTTTCTCCACGTTCTTAttccttcgcttccgccgttccgctTCCGCcattccgcctccgccgttccgtttTTGCTGTTCCATCACCGTCGTTTCGCCTCCGTCGTTCCACCTTTgtcgccgcgccatctttcttttctctttttgattttagatctgaaatttcttgttttttatattttcattttcagatccttaatttgtttatcttttactgtttattcaccattaaacatgtataaagagtatttttaaagaatttaatacttat is part of the Mercurialis annua linkage group LG3, ddMerAnnu1.2, whole genome shotgun sequence genome and encodes:
- the LOC126673381 gene encoding importin subunit beta-1-like, producing MAMEVTQVLLNAQSIDGNVRKHAEESLKQFQAQNLPAFLLSLSVELANDDKPVDSRKLAGLVLKNALDAKEQHTKYELVQRWLSLDVSAKSQMKTCLLNTLSSLVLDARSTASQVIAKIAGIELPQKQWPELIGSLLSNIDQLPLHVKQSTLETLGYLCEEVSPDVVDQDQVNKILTAVVQGINASEASNDVRLAATRALYNALGFAQANFSNDMERDYIMRVVCEATLSPEVKIRQAAFECLVSISSMYYEKLAPYMQDIFNITAKAVREEEEPVALQAIEFWSSICDEEIDILEDYGGDFTGDSDIPCFYFIKQALPALVPLLLETLLKQEEDQDQDEGAWNIAMAGGTCLGLVARTVGDDIVPLVMPFIEENITKPDWRQREAATYAFGSILEGPSPDKLTPLVNVALNFMLTALTNDPNNHVKDTTAWTLGRIFEFLHGSTVDTPIITQANCQQIITVLLQSMRDAPNVAEKACGALYFLAQGYEEAGPSSPLTPYFQEIVHALMTVTHREDAGESRLRTAAYETLNEVVRSTDETAPMVLQLVPVIMTELHNTLEGQKPGSDEREKQSELQGLLCGCLQVIIQKLGSSESTKSVFMQYADQIMGLFLRVFACRSATVHEEAMLAIGALAYVTGPDFAKYMSEFYKYLEMGLQNFEEYQVCAVTVGVVGDICRALEDKILLYCDGIMTQLLKDLSSNQLHRSVKPPIFSCFGDIALAIDENFEKYLMYAMPMLQSAAELSAHTAGADDEMIEYTNSLRNGILEAYSGILQGFKNSPKTQLLIPYSPHILQFLDSIYMEKDMDDLVMKTAIGVLGDLADTLGSNAGSLIQQSLSVKDFLDECLSSEDQMIKESAEWAKLAISRAISI